The genome window ATAGCCGTTCGCCCTCAGCGGAGACACATACGCTGGAGGGCATGGACGACAGGTACGGATCGGATGTGCTCGCGACTGGTTGGCGGGAGCGCGCGGCGAAGCCGGTGCCACAGGTGCCTGCAGAGGTCGATCTCGTCGTCGAGGTCGCGGACGACGGCTACTGCGGTGCGGTCACACGCGTGCAGGGAGGGAACGTCGAGCTCGAGGATCGCCTAGGTCGCAAGCGGCTCTTCCCTCTCGGCGGCGGATTCCTGATCGACGGGGCACCGGTGCGGCTCACCGCCCCCGCCCCGAAGGAGCAGGGCACCAGGCGCACCGCGTCGGGATCGTTCGTGGTCGCCGATCAGCGTGCACGGATCGCGCTGCCCAGCCGCATCCTCGTCGAGGGAAAGCACGACGCGGAGCTTGTGGAGAAGGTCTGGGGAGCGGACCTGCGCGTCGAGGGCGTCGTCGTCGAATTCCTGCAGGGAGTCGACCTGCTCGACGAGTTGCTCGCCGCGGAGCCGCCGACCGCCTCCCGGCGCTATGGAGTGCTCGTCGACCACCTGGTTCCCGGCTCGAAGGAGTCGCGCGTCGCGGACGCGGTCGCCCGCGGTCCGCATGGCCGGCACGTGCGCATCGTCGGTCATCCCTTCGTCGACGTCTGGCAGTGCGTGACGCCGCGTGCGCTGGGGATCGCGAAGTGGCCGGAGATCCCGCGGGGCACCGACTGGAAGACCGGGATCTGCAAGGCTTTCGGCTGGCCGTACGAGACACAGGGCGACACGGGTCGTGCGTGGCAGCACATCCTGTCGAAGGTGCACACGTATCGAGATCTCGAACCCGCGCTGCTGGGTCGGGTCGAAGAGCTCATCGACTTCGTGACCGCTCCGGCCGACTGATCCCGGTCAGTGACTCGGGGCGCCGCCGACTACCCTGGAAGCATGCCCGAACCCCGCACCTTCCGTGACGAACCGGTGTCCTTCGTGCGCCGCAGCGGGCGTATGTCCGACGCGCAGGAACGCGCCTTCGACGAGCTCGGTCCGCGCTACCTGCTCGACGTGCCGCGCGACGTCGCCTGGACCTCGGTGCATCCTGAGGCGCGACTCGACCCGAGCGCCGAGTACGGCCGAGATGCCGATCTGTACGTCGAGATCGGCTCCGGGCAGGGACACGCGATCGTTGCTGCCGCATCGTCTCGTCCGGATGACGACTTCCTCGCCGTCGAGGTCTTCCGCGCGGGACTCGCCCGCACGATGCTCGATGCCGATCGCGAGGGCGCCCGCAATGTGCGCGTCGTCGAGGCGAACGCGCCGGAGGTGCTCTCGTCGTACCTGCCTGAGGCGGCGGCCGCCGAGGTCTGGATCTTCTTCCCCGATCCCTGGCACAAGAAGAAGCACACCAAGCGTCGGCTCGTGCGATCCGGATTCGGCGAGACCGCCGCGCGGGCGCTGCGCGACGGCGGCCTTCTGCGACTCGCGACGGACTGGGAGGACTATGCGCTGCAGATGCGCGAGGTGCTCGATGCCGATCCGCTGTTCGAGCGCGCCTTCGACGGCGAATGGGCCGAGCGTTTCGACGGACGGGTGATGACCGCCTTCGAGCGCAAGGGGATCGCCAAGGGGCGCGACATCCGCGATCTCGTGTATCGGCGGAAGTCGCGCGCGTGACCGACGTGCAGCGCAGGTCAGCGACCTGGCCCGCTGTGATCCCCGCACTTCTCGTCTGCGCGGCGGCGCCGGCCTTCTTCGTCCTCGAGACCGCCTGGCTCGGCTGGGCTCTGCTCGCACTCGGTGTCGGGGGAGCATGGCTCGTCGAACGCGGACGTCCCGTCGTCGCCGACCAGACCGTGAGCGTCGGATCCCGACGCGAGACGGCTCGTGTCATCGGGGTGAGCCGTCAGCCCTCACTCACCCGTGATCTCTCCCTGATCGCCCTGGGCATGCTCATCGTGAGTGTGATCCCGCTCGCAGCCGAGCTCGACAACCTCGCCATGCTGCGCTTCACGCTCGCTCTCGGTGGCGCGGTCGCGGTGCCGTACGTGGTGTCGCGCTTCGTGTTCCGCGACCGCGCCATCAGCTTTCCCTGGCGTGCGCATCGCCGCTGGGGTCGCCTGCAGTGGGGGTGGTTGGTCGCGGTGCTGGTGCTCGGCTGGCTGATCCTGCCGTTCTACTTCATCAGCAGCGGGGTGTACCAGAACTGGCCGGTCGTCGACTCGCCCGACCTCATCGCCCGTCTCTTCGTCGGCGTCGGCGCGGTCGGCATCTGGGACGAGCTGTTCTTCATCTGCACGGTCTTCGCCCTGCTGCGTCGTCACTTCCCGGATGCGCTCGCGAACGGGCTGCAGATGATCGTGTTCGTCTCGTTCCTGTGGGAGCTGGGGTATCGCGAATGGGGGCCGCTGCTGACGATCCCGTTCGCGCTGCTGCAGGGGTTCATCTTCATGCGCACTCACTCGCTCGCCTACGTCGTGACGGTGCATCTGCTCTTCGACGCGGTCGTGTTCGCCGTACTCGTGCACGCACACAACCCAGGACTCCTGCCGATCTTCCTGCTCTAGGCGTCCGAGGGTCGATACGATCGACTCATGCTCATCGTCGGACTCGTCCTCGCCGCGGCCGCAGCCGCATTCCACGTCTTCATCTTCGCGCTCGAGTCGCTGAAGTGGACCGAGCCCGAGACGAGGAAGATCTTCGGCGTCGCCAGCGAGGCCGATGCCATCACGATGAAGGCGCTCGCCTTCAACCAGGGGTTCTACAACCTCTTCCTGGCGCTGACCGCCCTGCTCGGTGTCGGCTTCGTGATCATCGGCTTCGCCACCGTCGGCCTGACCCTGGTGTTCGCGGGTACCGGCATGATGCTGGCGGCAGCGCTCGTGCTCGTGCTCTCCGACCCGTCGAAGCTGCGCGCGGCGGCGATGCAGGGCACCCTGCCGCTGCTCGCCGTGATCGCGACGGCCATCGGCGTCGCAATCGGCTGACCGCTCCGCCGCTGCTCAGCAGACTGCTCTGGTGAGCGCTCTGCTCAGCGCTCGCGAGGGGTGACAATCCGGCGGAGTCGGGCCACACTCGAGGCATGGCCGACTGGGTGCTGCACGTGGACATGGATCAGTTCATCGCTGCGGTCGAAGTGCTGCGCAGGCCCGAGCTCGCCGGTCTGCCCGTGATCATCGGGGGCCGAGGCGATCCCACCGAGCGTGCCGTCGTGTCGACGGCGTCGTACGAGGCCCGAGCGTTCGGCATCGGGTCGGGCATGCCGCTGAAGATCGCGGCGCGGAAGGCGCCGGAGGATGCCGTGTTCCTCCCTGTCGACCACGAGGCCTACGAATCGGCATCGACCGAGGTGATGTCGTCGCTGCGTGCCCTGCCCGGTGCGGTGCTCGAGGTCATCGGCTGGGACGAGTGCTTCCTCGGGGTCGAGACCGACGACCCTGAGAGCGTGGCACGTTCGGCTCGGGCCGCCGTGCTCGAGGCGACAGGACTGCACTGCTCGGTCGGCATCGGCGACAACAAGGTGCGCGCGAAGATCGCGACGGAGTTCGGCAAGCCGCGCGGGGTCTTCCGGCTCACCGTCGACAACTGGTTCGAGGTGATGGGGGACAAGCCGACCCGGGATCTCTGGGGAGTGGGGCCGAAGGTGCAGAAGAGGCTCGCGGCTCACGGCATCACGACGGTGCGGGAGCTCGCGGATGCTGACGAGGATCAGCTCGTCTCCGAGTTCGGCCCGCGGATGGGCGTCTGGTACCACGGACTCGGATCAGGGCTCGGGCCGACCGTGGTCGATCCGACTCCGTGGGTGGCGCGGAGCCATAGCCGTGAGACGACCTATCAGCAGAACCTCACCACGCCGGCCGAGGTCCACGCCGCGCTCGCTGAGCTCGCAGGTCACGCCTTCGACGACTGCGCCGACGAGGGGCGGCCGGTCGTGCGGGTGCACCTCAAGGTGCGGTACGCGCCGTTCGAGACGAAGACCTTCGGGCGCAAGCTCGCGGCACCGACCACAGAGCGCGACGACGTGATCGCCGTGGCGCTCGCCCTCGGATCCACTCTCGATCCGCAGCGAGAGGTGAGACTTCTCGGCGTGCGCGCGGAGATGACGATGCCTGACAGCGGCGACTCGGTTGAGCGCACGCCGGTGCGCGGCAGGATCTGAGTCGCCAGCCCGCGCTCATCATTCCCGGATGACGGCGGCCACCGCGCTCACCTCGATCAGAGCCCCCGGCACACCGAGCCCTGCGACGAGTGCGGCGGTGACCAGGGGAGGAGCGCCGTCTCGCGCGAGCGTCGAGGCGACGGCACCGTAGGCGGCACGGAGGTCGGCATCCTGGTGGATGAGGACGGTCCAGCTGACGACGTCATCGAGGCCCGCGCCCGCGGACTCCAGGGCGGTGCGAGCGTTCTGGACGGCCCTGAGCGACTGCTCGGCGGCATCCGTCGAGACGAGCGCTCCGGTCTCGTCGACGCCGTTCTGACCGCCGACGAGGATCGTCGTCGCCCCTGGAGGGATGACGGCGACATGGCTGAAGGCGGGACTCACGACGAGTCCTGCCGGCTGTGCGAGTGTGATCTCCATGCGCCGATTCTGCACCCGGACCCGGACATCCCCACCGTGGTGCGAGGGAAGTGACGGGGCGGGCTCGGAGCCCGCCCCGTCAACGCTCAGCCGACCTTCTTGACCGTGTACCGGAAGACATCCGTGCGGAGCACGTCTCCCGACGCCTTCACGATCTCGATCGTGTGCTCCTTGTCCTTCAGCCCCGAGACCGCGAACAGCTCCTGATTCGAGATCCGCGAGTCGGCGTGGGTGTCGATGCTCTCGACCTTCTCGCCGTCGATGTAGACATCGACCGCGCCCTGGTCCGGTCCCTTCGGGCCGAGCCACGAGACGCCCGTTCCACGGAACGTGAACGACACGGAATCGCCGTCCGCGGTCGTGGCGTGGACATCATCGAGGTGGTCTCCGGCGAATCCGAAGTCCAGCGTCGCGTCCCCGACGGGGAGCGTGGCGAGGTACGACGACGTCAGGGTCACCGTGGCTCCCGACAGCGTGTAGTCGACGTCGCGCTCGAGCGCCTCGCCGCCGACGCTGATCGATACGAGCTCGCTCGGGTCGCGCAGCACATCGACCGTGACGTCGGCGGGCGCGGCCTTGTTGAACGCCCCCGAGGTGGTGCTCAGCTGGCTGTCGAGCGTGACGACGAGCTTGTCGAGCAGCATGAACGACCCGGACTTCTTCACCACACGCAGCGTATGGCTTCCGCTCGGCAGATCGGCCACGCTGTACACGACCTGCTGCGAGAGCCGCCCGTCTGCGGCGGGCAGCGACGTGTCGACCGTCTCGACGAGCTGACCGTCGAGATACACCTCGACCTCACCCTGGGATTCGTGCTTCTCCGTGACGTACTGGATGCCGGTGCCCTGGAAGGTGTACTCGAAGGCCGCGCCGTTCGTCTCGACGTAGTGCACGTCGTCTGCGTGATCGCCGAGCCCTCGGTTGTTGCTGTACCCCCATGATCCGCTGTAGCCGATGCGGGAGTCGTTGTCGTTCAGCGTCACCGTGAGACCGGTTGCAGGAGGTGTGGGCGTTCCGCCGCCGGGGGTGTCGGACACTGCGACCGTGAACGGCTGGGAGGTCGCGGGGACCTCGTTGCCGTTGTTGCGCACCCAGTCACCGGCGTAGCCGACCCGAAGCGAGTCGTCGTTGACCGTGAGGACGGACTGCTTCTCGGGGGTCACCTTCAGCAGACGCACTCCGTGGATCGGCACGCTTTCGGCAGTGAAGCCGTCTGCTTCGGAGCCGAGGTTCTTGCCGGCCCAGAGGTCGCGCACCTTCGCGGATCCGTCGAGTCCGATGTCGGACCAGTCGACCGTGATGTCGGCGTCGGCGCGGCCGAGGTTGTACAGCGCGACGGTGTACGTGCCGTCAGGGTTCAGCGAGTACCAGACCTGCTGCTTCGTCGCCGTCGAGACCGGACGCGCGGGCACGCCCGCCTGGTTCACGGCGATGACCTCGCGGTTCGTGATCAGCTCCAGACCGTACTGGTCGAGGTCGGTCATGTCGTTGCCCAGGTACATCGGCGCAGCCGACGTCGCCCACAGCGTGGTCGCGGTGCGACGCTCGTCGCGGGTGAGCCCGTCCATCTTGCCGTTGCCGACGTTGAGGGAGTCGAGGTCGTTCCATCCGGCCGGACCGGCGTGCCGCCACCAGTCTGAGAGTCGCGGGAAGAGGCGAGCGACGTTCTCCCACGTGGTCAGTGCCTCATCGCCGCAATAGCACTCGACGTCCCAGTCGATGCGCCATCCGTCGGCGTACTGCTTCCAATACTCGGCGTAGTTGATGTCGACGGCCCAGGACAGCTCGAACCAGATGTCGTTGCGCTTGAGCGCCTGCGACCAGGCCGCGACCTCCTCGCGGGCATCCATCGACAGGTCGCCGATTCCCGATCCAGGGGTCACGCTGTCGAACTTGATGAAATCGATGCCCCATTCGCCGAGCAGATCGGCGATCGAGTCGATGTACTTCGTGGTGCACGGGTTGTCGAAGTCCAGGCGGTAGCCGAATCCCCAGTAGTCGCCCTGCTGCAGCGGCTGCTTGAGGAGGTTCTCGGTCGTGCAGCCGGGGGCGTTGTAGATCGGGAGGGCTTTCTGCGCCGTCTCCAGGCTCATACCGGGGATCAGATAGAGCCCGACCTTCTGGCCGTTGTCGTGCACATGATCGATGACCGCATCGAGCCCATCGGGGAACAGAGTCGTGCTGGGGGTCGGGCGACCGTATTCGTCCTGCCCTCCATTCCAGCCCGCGTCGATGTTGATGTACTCGTATCCGAACTCCTGAAGCTTGTCGTGCATGGCGTCGGATTGCGCCATGATCTGGTCGGCCGTGATCCATTGGCCGCCCTCGTACACCTGCATGCTGTAGCTGCTCCAGCCCATGTAGGGCTTGGCAGACAGAGGCGAGATGCCTTCGTCGGACGGCGCGGTGCGTCGAGCCTCCTTCGCCGGGGGCTGCTCGGGCGAGGTCGTCGATGCCGTCGGCGTCGGGGACTCGCCGGGAGCGGGGCTCTCGGTGTCTTCGACGTCCGGTGGCTGTGTCACGGCCTCGGTCGGGGTCGCCTCGGGCTCGGGCGCGGTCGAGGCCGAGGGCTCCGGGGTCGCCTCGGTGGCCCAGCCCGCGCCGGGGGCGAGGGTGAGCGCGAGCGCGGTCGCGGCGAGCGCCGCGGTGACCGAGGCCGCTCGTCTTCTCTGTCGATGGGTCTTCATTGCTTTTCCTCTCGTTCGACTGCTCTGTCGTGGGGATGGGAAGGAAGAGTGGGTAGTGTCAGCTGTCGGAGCGTCGGACCTCGACGAGCATCGCCTGCTGCGGGTTGAGGGTCGGCAGCGGAACACCCGCGACGACCAGCACTGAGCCGGGGATCTCGACGCCGTCGGCGACGGCATCCGCGACCCACTCCGGGTCGTTGCCCTGGTGTCGGCTCGCGGCTCCGAGATCCTCGCGGATCCTGACGGTGTACGTCGCCGTCGCATCGAGTCCGGGAAAGCGCACGCGCCCGGACTGTCCTGCGGCGGAGGTGGCGAAGCGGCTCCAGGTGAAGAGCGCCGCGGAGGCATCGTGGGCGACCACGCCGGCGAGTGACGTCGACGGATCGGCGAGATCGGCGTTCACGACTCTGCCGCTGTGCAGCAGTCCGCGGAACTCGCGGTAGAGGCCGGCCCAGCGCGTGATCACCGCCAGCTCGGTCTCGTCGACGGCCGTCAGATCCTGCTCGATCCCCGCGTGCGCCGTCAGCGCGGCGATCAGGCGGAACGAGAGATCCGTCGTTCGCGAGGTCGTATGCGAACGCGCGGCGCCGAGGTGTGAGCCGATCAGCTCGGGGGGAACGATGCTGCGTGTCCACCGCTCGATCTGGATGCGCTCGACCGGGTCGTTGCAGTCGGACGCCCAGACACGGTCGGTGCGCTCGAGGATCCCGAGATCGACGCGGCCGCCCCCGCCCGAGCAGGTCTCGATCTCGAGTCCTGGATGACGCCTGCGCAGTTCGTCGAGCAGCCGGTACAGCGCCAGTGTCTGACGGTGCACGCTCGGACGATCGCCGTCGTCCCCTCGGCTCACCGCCTCGAGGAGATCTCTGTTGTGGTCCCACTTGAGGTAGTCGATCGAGTGCTCGCGGACGAGCGCGTCGATGCGTCCGAGCAGATACTCGTACGCGTCGGGTCGTGCGATGTCGAGGACGTGCTGCGAGCGGGATTCGGGGCCGAGACCTTCGGCCGGCCCCAGGACCCATTCGGGATTCGCGCGCGCGAGGTCGGAGTCGAGGTTGATCATCTCGGGTTCGAACCACAGCCCGAACTGCATGCCATGGCTGCGCACCACGTCGACGAGCGGGCCGAGTCCGTGCGGCCAGACCGCGTCATCGACGTACCAGTCGCCGAGTCCGGCGTCTGCTTCGCGGCGCCCGCGGAACCAGCCGTCGTCGAGCACGATGCGCTCGACGCCCACCTGGGCGGCGCGCTCGACCAGCGCGGTCAGGCGGGGGAGATCATGATCGAAGTACACGGCCTCCCAGGTGTTGAGCACGAGCGGTCGCGGGGAGCGGGGGTGCGATGCCCGCGCCCGCAGGCGCCGGTGCAGCCGATCGCTGATCGCGTCGAGGCCGCGATCCGACCAGATGAAGAGCGCGGTCGGCGAGTCGTAGTGGTCGCCGTCCTCGAGGATGATCTCGCCCGGGTGCAGTTCCTCTCCTGCGCCGATGATCGAGCTGAACGCCCCGGCGCCCTCGGTGAGCCGCTCGGCGAGGTAGCGCTGCTCGCCGCTCCAGGCGAGGTGGACCGCCCAGACCTCTCCGTGTCCGAAGCCGAACCCTGCGGTGCCGGCAGCCACGAGGAAGGGGGAGTCATGTCCCGGCTTACCGCGGTGCGCCGCGCGCAGATGCGTGCCGAAGCCGAACGGCGACCGCTGCGGGGAGCGCTCGCGGCACCATTTTCCGGTGAAGTCGAGGATCTCCGTCGCACGCTCGGGCAGCGGGATCAGTGCGAGCACGGAATCCACCGTGTAGGCGGTCGATCCGAGCCGGGGGCTGAGGCGCGCGTCTCGGGCGACGGACGTGTCGACGGCCAGGACTCCGTGCTCGTCGAGTCGATAGCGCAGAGTCGTGCGGAGTCCGGTGACAGCGTCCTCGAACCGCAGCGCGATGCTCCCGCCGCCACGCACATCATCGATCTCGACGTCGTGCGCCCTGAGGCGCGGCCGTGGAGTGGTCGCGCGCCCCTGTGCATGACCGGCGAGCCCGGGTGTACCAGACCAACCCTCGTACTCGGTGGGCAGCGCGGAGAAGGTGCGGGGCACATCGGGGGAGTTGTTCAGCTGTGCTGGACCCGCGGTCAGGAGGAGCGCGGATGCAGTGGTCGGCGTGGGTGCGCCGAGATCGGCGCCCCAGTGCAGGATGCGGGGGATCGGCTGTGCGATCTCGAGGACGAAGGCGACGCCAGCGGCGCGGAGTGCGACAACGGTGTCGACACGGGAAGTCATGGGATGAAGACCCTCCGGATAGTTACTTGACAACGTCAATAAATCACGTTTGCGAGGGGTGTGCAAGCGCGGATCAGAAATCGGCCCCACGAAATCCGTCGTTTACTTTTGGCCGGGGTCGTGATTTTATTACGACGTAAAGTAATCCTGCCCTGGGAGGGCGATCATGAAGCTCAGTGCTGAGCAAGCACTCTCCGATGAGGTCTCGAAGCCGAGGCCTCCCGGCGCCACCGCGCGTCGTTCCACCGTCCGAACCCGATTCGCACGCAGCCTGCGCCGCTACTGGCAGCTCTACCTTCTTCTGCTGATCCCGGTGATCTGGTTCATCGTGTTCCGGTACGTGCCGATGGCGAACGCCATCATCGCGTTCAAGAACTACAACCCGATCGACGGAGTGTGGGGGAGCCCCTGGGTAGGGTTCGACAACTTCGCGAATCTGTTCCGCAACCCCGTCTTCCCGCGGCTCGTCGGCAACACCTTCATTCTCGCGGCGTACACCCTGATCGCGAGCTTCCCGCTGCCCATCATCCTCGCGCTCGCGCTGAACGAGGTGCGGCTGCGCTTCTTCACTCGCACCGTCCAGCTGGTGACCTACGCGCCGTACTTCATCTCCACCGTCGTGGTGGTCTCCATGACGATCCTGCTGCTGTCGCCGCGCGTGGGCCTGCTCGGACGGACGCTCAGCTTCTTCGGCGCAGGCCAGGTCGACCTGCTCGCCGACGCGGACTTCTTCCGCCACATCTATGTCGCGACGGACATCTGGACGACCACCGGATACTCCGCCGTGATCTATCTCGCGGCCCTCGCCTCGGTCGACACGTCGCTCTACGAGGCCGCGAAGATAGACGGCGCCTCGCGACTGCAGAAGATCTGGAACGTCGACATCCCGGCGTTGCTGCCGACGGCATCGATCATCCTGATCCTCGGCGTGGGCAACATCATGGCGATCGGGTTCGAGAAGGCCTTCCTCCTGCAGAACGCGCTGAACCTCTCGACGTCCGAGATCATCCCGACGTACGTGTACAAGACGGGCATCCTCAATGCGAACTTCAGCCTCGGAGCGACGATCGGACTCTTCAACGCCGCGATCAGTCTCGTGCTGCTGCTCGTGGTGAACGCGGTGTCCAAGCGAGTGACGGGAAACGGACTGTGGTGACCACGATCGATACCGAGGCGCTCCTCACTCAGGAGAGCGACGTCGCGAGGGGCAGGTCGCGTCGACCCAAGCGGGACCCGCTCGCACGAGGCGTCAAGGTGAAGGAGACGAAGGCTGACCGGGTCTTCATCGTCGCGGCCTACATCCTGCTCTCCGTGTTCCTGCTCGTGGTGCTGCTGCCGCTGCTCAACATCGTCGCGAGCTCGTTCTCGAGCCCGCAGGCCGTGTCCTCGGGTCGGGTGCTGTTCTGGCCGGTGGAATTCACGTTCCGCG of Microbacterium sp. LWH13-1.2 contains these proteins:
- a CDS encoding DUF3097 domain-containing protein, producing the protein MDDRYGSDVLATGWRERAAKPVPQVPAEVDLVVEVADDGYCGAVTRVQGGNVELEDRLGRKRLFPLGGGFLIDGAPVRLTAPAPKEQGTRRTASGSFVVADQRARIALPSRILVEGKHDAELVEKVWGADLRVEGVVVEFLQGVDLLDELLAAEPPTASRRYGVLVDHLVPGSKESRVADAVARGPHGRHVRIVGHPFVDVWQCVTPRALGIAKWPEIPRGTDWKTGICKAFGWPYETQGDTGRAWQHILSKVHTYRDLEPALLGRVEELIDFVTAPAD
- a CDS encoding CPBP family intramembrane glutamic endopeptidase, coding for MTDVQRRSATWPAVIPALLVCAAAPAFFVLETAWLGWALLALGVGGAWLVERGRPVVADQTVSVGSRRETARVIGVSRQPSLTRDLSLIALGMLIVSVIPLAAELDNLAMLRFTLALGGAVAVPYVVSRFVFRDRAISFPWRAHRRWGRLQWGWLVAVLVLGWLILPFYFISSGVYQNWPVVDSPDLIARLFVGVGAVGIWDELFFICTVFALLRRHFPDALANGLQMIVFVSFLWELGYREWGPLLTIPFALLQGFIFMRTHSLAYVVTVHLLFDAVVFAVLVHAHNPGLLPIFLL
- the trmB gene encoding tRNA (guanosine(46)-N7)-methyltransferase TrmB, with translation MPEPRTFRDEPVSFVRRSGRMSDAQERAFDELGPRYLLDVPRDVAWTSVHPEARLDPSAEYGRDADLYVEIGSGQGHAIVAAASSRPDDDFLAVEVFRAGLARTMLDADREGARNVRVVEANAPEVLSSYLPEAAAAEVWIFFPDPWHKKKHTKRRLVRSGFGETAARALRDGGLLRLATDWEDYALQMREVLDADPLFERAFDGEWAERFDGRVMTAFERKGIAKGRDIRDLVYRRKSRA
- a CDS encoding X2-like carbohydrate binding domain-containing protein; protein product: MKTHRQRRRAASVTAALAATALALTLAPGAGWATEATPEPSASTAPEPEATPTEAVTQPPDVEDTESPAPGESPTPTASTTSPEQPPAKEARRTAPSDEGISPLSAKPYMGWSSYSMQVYEGGQWITADQIMAQSDAMHDKLQEFGYEYINIDAGWNGGQDEYGRPTPSTTLFPDGLDAVIDHVHDNGQKVGLYLIPGMSLETAQKALPIYNAPGCTTENLLKQPLQQGDYWGFGYRLDFDNPCTTKYIDSIADLLGEWGIDFIKFDSVTPGSGIGDLSMDAREEVAAWSQALKRNDIWFELSWAVDINYAEYWKQYADGWRIDWDVECYCGDEALTTWENVARLFPRLSDWWRHAGPAGWNDLDSLNVGNGKMDGLTRDERRTATTLWATSAAPMYLGNDMTDLDQYGLELITNREVIAVNQAGVPARPVSTATKQQVWYSLNPDGTYTVALYNLGRADADITVDWSDIGLDGSAKVRDLWAGKNLGSEADGFTAESVPIHGVRLLKVTPEKQSVLTVNDDSLRVGYAGDWVRNNGNEVPATSQPFTVAVSDTPGGGTPTPPATGLTVTLNDNDSRIGYSGSWGYSNNRGLGDHADDVHYVETNGAAFEYTFQGTGIQYVTEKHESQGEVEVYLDGQLVETVDTSLPAADGRLSQQVVYSVADLPSGSHTLRVVKKSGSFMLLDKLVVTLDSQLSTTSGAFNKAAPADVTVDVLRDPSELVSISVGGEALERDVDYTLSGATVTLTSSYLATLPVGDATLDFGFAGDHLDDVHATTADGDSVSFTFRGTGVSWLGPKGPDQGAVDVYIDGEKVESIDTHADSRISNQELFAVSGLKDKEHTIEIVKASGDVLRTDVFRYTVKKVG
- a CDS encoding alpha-galactosidase; this encodes MTSRVDTVVALRAAGVAFVLEIAQPIPRILHWGADLGAPTPTTASALLLTAGPAQLNNSPDVPRTFSALPTEYEGWSGTPGLAGHAQGRATTPRPRLRAHDVEIDDVRGGGSIALRFEDAVTGLRTTLRYRLDEHGVLAVDTSVARDARLSPRLGSTAYTVDSVLALIPLPERATEILDFTGKWCRERSPQRSPFGFGTHLRAAHRGKPGHDSPFLVAAGTAGFGFGHGEVWAVHLAWSGEQRYLAERLTEGAGAFSSIIGAGEELHPGEIILEDGDHYDSPTALFIWSDRGLDAISDRLHRRLRARASHPRSPRPLVLNTWEAVYFDHDLPRLTALVERAAQVGVERIVLDDGWFRGRREADAGLGDWYVDDAVWPHGLGPLVDVVRSHGMQFGLWFEPEMINLDSDLARANPEWVLGPAEGLGPESRSQHVLDIARPDAYEYLLGRIDALVREHSIDYLKWDHNRDLLEAVSRGDDGDRPSVHRQTLALYRLLDELRRRHPGLEIETCSGGGGRVDLGILERTDRVWASDCNDPVERIQIERWTRSIVPPELIGSHLGAARSHTTSRTTDLSFRLIAALTAHAGIEQDLTAVDETELAVITRWAGLYREFRGLLHSGRVVNADLADPSTSLAGVVAHDASAALFTWSRFATSAAGQSGRVRFPGLDATATYTVRIREDLGAASRHQGNDPEWVADAVADGVEIPGSVLVVAGVPLPTLNPQQAMLVEVRRSDS
- a CDS encoding ABC transporter permease subunit; this translates as MKLSAEQALSDEVSKPRPPGATARRSTVRTRFARSLRRYWQLYLLLLIPVIWFIVFRYVPMANAIIAFKNYNPIDGVWGSPWVGFDNFANLFRNPVFPRLVGNTFILAAYTLIASFPLPIILALALNEVRLRFFTRTVQLVTYAPYFISTVVVVSMTILLLSPRVGLLGRTLSFFGAGQVDLLADADFFRHIYVATDIWTTTGYSAVIYLAALASVDTSLYEAAKIDGASRLQKIWNVDIPALLPTASIILILGVGNIMAIGFEKAFLLQNALNLSTSEIIPTYVYKTGILNANFSLGATIGLFNAAISLVLLLVVNAVSKRVTGNGLW
- a CDS encoding RidA family protein, which translates into the protein MEITLAQPAGLVVSPAFSHVAVIPPGATTILVGGQNGVDETGALVSTDAAEQSLRAVQNARTALESAGAGLDDVVSWTVLIHQDADLRAAYGAVASTLARDGAPPLVTAALVAGLGVPGALIEVSAVAAVIRE
- a CDS encoding DUF1304 domain-containing protein; this translates as MLIVGLVLAAAAAAFHVFIFALESLKWTEPETRKIFGVASEADAITMKALAFNQGFYNLFLALTALLGVGFVIIGFATVGLTLVFAGTGMMLAAALVLVLSDPSKLRAAAMQGTLPLLAVIATAIGVAIG
- a CDS encoding DNA polymerase IV produces the protein MADWVLHVDMDQFIAAVEVLRRPELAGLPVIIGGRGDPTERAVVSTASYEARAFGIGSGMPLKIAARKAPEDAVFLPVDHEAYESASTEVMSSLRALPGAVLEVIGWDECFLGVETDDPESVARSARAAVLEATGLHCSVGIGDNKVRAKIATEFGKPRGVFRLTVDNWFEVMGDKPTRDLWGVGPKVQKRLAAHGITTVRELADADEDQLVSEFGPRMGVWYHGLGSGLGPTVVDPTPWVARSHSRETTYQQNLTTPAEVHAALAELAGHAFDDCADEGRPVVRVHLKVRYAPFETKTFGRKLAAPTTERDDVIAVALALGSTLDPQREVRLLGVRAEMTMPDSGDSVERTPVRGRI